The DNA region TTTAACTAAATATCGTAGTGTTGAGATTATTTTCCAATTGGGGAGAGCTTCTTAATGAGAGAGCAACTGCTATCCTTGAAGgagaatgaatatatatatctaatctaaaaacttaataagtgTCAATGATGGTTATATCCCTGGTTTTTGTCCCTTTTTTAATTGCTTAtctttttgtacattatgttctTAATGTTGTACACTGCATTTTTATGGACTAGAATGCCCAGCATATTCCGTTACCGTTAAAGTTGACCAAAGAACTGTTTaaagtataaatttattttcatccACTCATTTTCCTTCCATATTTCCACTATTTCTTCGGCTTTTCCTTTCCTTAATTTTCCTTAATCTTCCGTTTTCTTTTATTTACACCAATACAAGAGAGAAGAGGTCAGATCCTTCTTCCCTATTTCCCCGACCTAATTCTTCGCTTTTCCTTCCCCAGATTCCTCCCATCATTCATCCCCTAATCTTccgttttttttatttacaccaATACAAGAGAGAAGAAGTAAGATCCTTCACTTAAGGATCTGCAATTTCCCTATTTCCCCGACCTAATTCTTCGCTTTTCCTTCCCCACGATGTTACGAATCTTCCACCTATCTTCCTCCCCAGATTCCTCCCATCATTCATCTGCTGCTTCATATGAGGATTTACACGCTCAACAGCTGGAAGAAGAGTTGCAATCAACAGCATTCAATGAATATGAACATGACTTGCGCTCAATATTTAAGCCAAGGTAAATTccttaatatttttgttaattttatatattgaatctCTTTAATTTTCCAATCGTTGTTACGGGAAGGAGGGTTTAACGCTAAAGCATTCGTTATTCCAGAGTTTACATCCAGAAATTGGATTAATTTAGGATAAAACATATATGGATTAATTTAGGATTTTATTCAGTAGTGTATATACCAAATCCTATTAGTGGCCGGGAAATTATTCTGTGATAAGATTTTATTCAGTAGTGTTTAAGAGATATATCaattatattctcaaaaaaaaaaaaaacatatatgaaCAATGGCTAAATTAATGTTATTCctttctcaatttttattttgttttttttgaaaagtttcttaatttatctcttttttctttatttaattttggaatATTGCTTGATGTTAGGGGGTATTTTGCTATTTAAGCACTACCGTAGAGGCAGACACTCACCACAGAATAACTGTCTCTTCAAGTCCACCTTCAGGTTCTtacttcttctctctttttattTCCCTTGTCAAAGAATAATTGCTTCATGTTCTGCTATTTGAGAATGTTTTTCTTGTAGTTTCCTCTCTAGCAAACATATGAATCAACACATTGCTATACACCATTGATAGAAACAAACTATTCTCCATTTATATTTGTGTATATTTGTTTGGGGTACATAAGctttatgttattaatttttggtGAGTTGAGGTGATATCCACCTTCTGCAATGAACACAGCTGCCTCCTCCAAACAACCATGCAAAATGGGAATACTGATTGTTCTTATTTTCATGCCCGACCTTTTTTTATCCACCAAAATTCTCAAGTTTTAAATCTCCACTTCAATTCataaatttattcttattttcacATAAGTATATTGTTTCAGTTTGAGTGGTTGGTGGTATTTGGAGTGAATTTGTGAAGGAAGAAGTGAGGTGGCGCATTTTTGAGACTTGAAACTCAAAAGCAGTCAGTTTGGGTGGTTGGTGGTATTTGCTTTTCTTTTAAACTCAAAAGTATTCTCCATTTCTGCTTTGATTCATATGAGATTTGCAACCTAAGTGGgtctctttttcttctctatTGCTTCAGTCTTCTGTCTTCTGGAAAATTAGTAAACCCCTTCTTTAATGCACACAGTAGTTAATTAGGTGGACAATGTTAGAAATGTGTATGCATTTAGAACCATTATAGGTGTATGCATTATATGCAAGTCTGTGTATTAGGTGGCCCCGGTGTGTGCATTGGTATGCTTTTAAGTGTGTTAGTAAGGTGTATGCACAATAATTCTCAAGTTTTAAATCTCCAACTCAATTCataaatttattcttattttcacatctagaatttatagaatcctatACACAAGTATATTGTTTGAGTTTGGGTGGTTGCCAAGTCCCTTTCTTAAAACTTTGGTAGTGGAAATAAATGGTAAGATATGCCACAAATAATTTATCAGTTTTAATTCACAAACTGTTTGTACATTggtaattgtattattattacccttctgagaaaaaaaataatcctTACGAATTGTGCAATTAGTTTGGAGTCTTGTTGAGGGAGGTAAATTGCAAGATGTATCTCAACAAGTTATTCAAAGTATCCATACACTAAATTTGGCCAATACATAACAATGGGTTGCACACCACACCACAACGGATTGAACAATCCACACAGGCTCCAGAGCTCAAATATATGCTAATGAGAAATGACACTTATCTACTACTGCAAAATGGGAGAGTGGTTACAAATGGTCACCTTATCCACTTTCCATTTCCCcctaactttaaaaataaataaaaataataaaaaaaaaataaaatgctaaGCTTTCTCCCGCTCGGGCAATGCTTAAATTCTGCTTTTAACCCTTGCAGTAGTTACCAATTCTATGGATCCAAGTTGCACCCATCTCAATTATTATCCTATATTATTTGTACCAATTACTTGtagcttataataataataataataataataataataataattattattattattattattattattattattattattattattagtatattattattattagtatagtaatagtgatgaaatataatttggataatatttctattgctattgcttcttctttttttaacattttgagaTGGAAGCTCactttgcatatatatacatatatactacattgtcataacatatatatttatttttatttaatatttttttcagcAATGGAATCTCGCCTTTTAATCTCCCAAATCACAACTGAGAAAAAACAATGGAGTTGTAAAGTTTGTGTTATTGAAAAGTTGAATACAAGAGAGTCAAAGAGCAAACCTGGAACCTTGTACAAGCCTATAACATTACAAGATGAAGCGGTtactcatttttattatttctgaACATCAAAATTAATTCTATGTTGTTAaaatgattgattatattttcaaatagtttttgacattttctttgaaataattatagGGCAACAAAGTTCAAGGAATGacttatcaaaatgatattgaaCTACTTGATGAAAGGCTCAAGTTATACTCCACATATATTGTCTCTAATGCATTAGTCTCTCGTGCGAATCAATTTTTCAATGTCCCAGATGAGAGGTATAGATTTGTTTGGTCAATTAATAGGAAAACTCTAATACAAGAAGTCGACAATGACGACCAATTGGATTTACAACCTTCTTCTGACATGGATACAAAACCCTTTGGACAATTATATGATTACAAATCTAAAAGACAAGCAATAAGTGGGTTTATATTCTTTtcatacattttttaatttctttatacatttattcaaatttagaaaatattgTGACAAACTAATTGAACTATATTTTTGAACTATATTTATAGATATCATTGGAGTCATGATTTCTAAACTACCAAGAGAACTAATTCTTGAAGTTGAATGCAAATATTTGGTTGTTTTTGGtacaattagaaaaataatgatTCTAGGTATATTTGGTATAGTGGAATGCAAGTAAGGcaagaataatgtaattttagaaatgaatcgatattatttcattaaatatgttaagtagttaatttaattaaatataacaccaatttattattctttcaaaaaataaccATTCCatgtaatataaaaaaaaaaaaggcagtgAAATGAGTATACCAATCAACACATTCttaatgtaattttcttaatattttcatattatacACATCTACTTTATTCATCACTTCATGTTTGGTTGCGTTAATGTAAACCATCATCAACCACGTTTTGTTACTCTCAGGTACATAATCCAGTTTCTTGTACCCATGTATTTAGAATATTgtataatttacaattatttagaatatataagttttataatatatatatatatatatatgtatatatataaatatatatatatatatatatatacatataaatatatatatatatatatatacatacaatatattatatagatcAATAATTAATGCTGAATCCCTGATATTTCAAATCTAAAATCCGTAGCTAATTACCAGACACTAATTACCCAGCACTGCAATTACCTTCtatgataattttaatatatttgacaAGACCATAACCTTCAACGTCAACCTATAGATGCATAAAGAGATAGAAATCAAAACCAATaatagaacactgaattttgcAGATATTTATCCAAAATGCAGCACAATGATAGATAATATAAAGCCCCAATCCACGGATTTAGCAATACTAAGCCTATTTGTGATACGAGTATTCCATGATttgaggaaaagaaaaaagattggTGCTACACAAGATAGGGGGAATCAAGGTACCTCCAAGAGCGAGATTGAAGATGAGAACAGAGCGCCAAACGAACTTAGAACGACGCATCTCGGTGTAAAAAGGAGGAGCCTCCATCTTCTGCGATTCTCCTGCCATGTTGGACTGAAACACAATCACAGCGAACTCTTTGCTTGGACAAACTTGCTAATTGTCAGGTAACAGCAATCGATGACCCTTCAGCCGGCACCATTGCCAGCATTGATCAGTGACCCCGTGAGAACTAAGAGGCGAGATTACGAGAAACACTATTCTGTGACGGACTGACGGTTGCCGGTTGCTGCTCCTCGACCCTTGCCTCTAGCCACTACTGAGTACtgaacatttaattttttattttttagtaatttatattttcgcGAAACTTTTATGTATTTACTTGTTTTAACCAGGTTGTTTTCATTGCCCTGTGACCCtaaccggcaaaggaccacaaggaggtaaaccagcttagacccatagctgaccggctcaaacccaggaGTTTGAGGTTCAAATTAAACCTATGACCTCTCGGCGGTAGGTGGATCACTCTTACCACCTTGGCTGGTTAATCATGAATCTTAAATAATTTATGTAAGAGAGAGTGAGGTCTTCAAACTGACAAAATGATCTTATACATTTGATTACTTACAGCACTGGAGAAGTCTTATATATAGACCAAAAAGGAAGCAGAGGAGGAGGGAGAGTAACAACATATCAGAAACTAACAGAAGTGAATTGGGATGGTGCCAGCTGTTATTGATCGGTATCTCCTGAAAAATCTTGTTAATTATTGTTATGAATATGATTACATTGATTTGGCTGAACGTTGTTATCCTTAAATCTTGTTGAAACTTGTAAATTCTTATTGGATGTTATTGTGTTAGACTGTGAGGCGGGTGTCTGTGTTAATACTGTGAAGTTATTGAatcttgaaaatattattaattataacaattaaatacatctttttaattgtaaaaaaaaaagacatctttttaaaaaatatttaaaatatatatattttttaaatttaatacagGTTGACGGTTTTGCCCGTTTAGCCTATTAGCCCGTAAACCACGGGTTGGATTGAGATTTTCCCAACCCGTATGAAAAACGTATCGCCCTGTCCTGACACAATTTTTGCCAACCCGTGATGGAAAAACCCATATGGGTCGGCCTGGATCGTATTGACAACTCCATTATGATCAATTGATAATACACAAGGTGACCATTTAGAATCTTTAACATTGCTAAAAGAACATTTTACCGGAAAATATGCAATACTATCTATTGAATTTGCAATGGAATTGATAAGGCTTTCATTTTACTTTTCATCAAAACttgtttgattttatattttttaaaatgaacttCTTTACAAAACATTTTGCGAATTAATGTAATCAATTT from Ipomoea triloba cultivar NCNSP0323 chromosome 6, ASM357664v1 includes:
- the LOC116021869 gene encoding uncharacterized protein LOC116021869, which gives rise to MESRLLISQITTEKKQWSCKVCVIEKLNTRESKSKPGTLYKPITLQDEAGNKVQGMTYQNDIELLDERLKLYSTYIVSNALVSRANQFFNVPDERYRFVWSINRKTLIQEVDNDDQLDLQPSSDMDTKPFGQLYDYKSKRQAINIIGVMISKLPRELILEVECKYLVVFGTIRKIMILGIFGIVECK